One Pasteurella dagmatis DNA segment encodes these proteins:
- a CDS encoding ArsC family reductase yields the protein MITVYGIKNCDTVKKALTWLAAHNIPHQLHDYRIDGLDKTWLEQAEAQFGWANLVNKRSTTWRNLADDVKENLSKQTALEVLFEQPTLIKRPIILQEGKALIGFNVKEYEACFK from the coding sequence ATGATTACTGTTTATGGCATTAAAAATTGTGATACTGTAAAAAAAGCATTGACTTGGTTGGCGGCACATAATATTCCACATCAATTACATGATTATCGTATTGACGGTTTAGATAAAACTTGGCTGGAACAAGCAGAAGCACAATTTGGTTGGGCAAATTTAGTCAATAAACGGAGTACGACTTGGCGAAATTTAGCTGATGATGTCAAAGAAAATCTATCAAAACAGACTGCACTTGAGGTGTTGTTTGAACAACCAACATTGATTAAACGCCCAATTATTTTGCAAGAAGGCAAAGCGTTGATTGGCTTTAATGTAAAAGAGTATGAAGCTTGTTTTAAATAA
- a CDS encoding opacity family porin — MMKKSLLVLAMGTLFAATASANFYVQGDLGTSKVKWSGDGESSSKTGFSPSLSVGYKLTDFRLALDYTKYADVKYSYVDEEDLANVFVSASGKFKTESLGLSAIYDIDLNSNLTPYVGARIAVNRFSLKESGTERHVTPNMQGKDKIVKTNESYKETKVGYGILAGVSYKFTDSLAANAGLEYNHLGSFDGVKARQYGAKVGLRYEF, encoded by the coding sequence ATGATGAAAAAATCATTATTAGTATTAGCAATGGGAACATTATTTGCAGCAACTGCAAGTGCTAATTTCTATGTTCAAGGAGACTTAGGAACATCGAAAGTAAAATGGTCTGGAGATGGTGAAAGTTCTAGTAAGACTGGTTTTTCACCAAGTTTATCTGTTGGTTATAAATTGACAGATTTTCGTTTAGCTCTTGATTATACAAAATATGCAGATGTTAAATATAGTTATGTAGATGAAGAAGATTTGGCTAATGTATTTGTTTCTGCAAGTGGTAAATTTAAAACTGAATCTTTAGGTTTATCTGCAATCTATGATATTGACCTAAATAGTAATTTAACTCCTTATGTTGGTGCGCGTATTGCAGTTAACCGCTTCTCATTAAAAGAAAGTGGTACTGAAAGACACGTTACTCCGAATATGCAAGGAAAAGATAAAATAGTAAAAACTAATGAAAGCTATAAAGAGACTAAAGTTGGTTATGGCATTTTAGCTGGTGTGAGTTATAAATTTACTGATAGCTTAGCGGCTAACGCAGGTCTTGAATATAACCATTTAGGTAGTTTTGATGGTGTAAAAGCTCGTCAATACGGTGCTAAAGTAGGTTTACGCTACGAATTCTAA
- a CDS encoding SprT family zinc-dependent metalloprotease, protein MQQETHLHHLKKEVQCKLHQSFQIAETYFARQFLIPNVNYKVRGAKAGVAYLQQNEIRLNPILLLENSEDFIREVVPHELAHLLVYQLFGRVKPHGQEWRNMMKNVFHLEPRVYHQFDTSNVVKSVFPYECRCKVHYLTIRRHNNIQNGKIIYFCKECKIQLKFKA, encoded by the coding sequence ATGCAACAAGAAACTCATTTGCATCATCTTAAAAAAGAAGTTCAGTGTAAATTGCATCAATCTTTCCAGATTGCAGAAACTTATTTTGCTCGTCAGTTTTTAATCCCTAATGTTAATTATAAGGTTCGGGGGGCAAAAGCCGGAGTTGCTTATTTACAACAAAATGAAATCCGTTTAAACCCAATATTATTGTTAGAAAACAGTGAGGATTTTATTCGTGAAGTTGTGCCACATGAGCTAGCTCATTTGCTAGTATATCAACTCTTTGGGCGAGTCAAACCACATGGCCAAGAATGGCGGAATATGATGAAAAATGTTTTTCATTTGGAGCCTCGAGTTTATCACCAATTTGATACATCAAATGTAGTAAAGTCAGTTTTCCCCTATGAATGCAGGTGTAAAGTACATTATTTAACAATTAGACGACATAATAATATTCAAAATGGTAAAATAATATACTTTTGTAAAGAATGTAAAATTCAGCTAAAATTTAAAGCATAA
- the dapE gene encoding succinyl-diaminopimelate desuccinylase codes for MKNSIIELASELIRRPSVSPDDQGCQQVIAERLQKLGFQIEWMPFNDTLNLWAKHGVGSPVITFAGHTDVVPVGDEKQWQYPPFSAQIVDDVLYGRGAADMKGSLAAMVVAVEKFVKANPNHQGTIALLITSDEEAAAKDGTVCVVETLMARNEPIDYCIVGEPSSSQKLGDIVKNGRRGSITANLYIQGIQGHVAYPHLAENPVHKALAFLSELTTYQWDNGNEFFPPTSLQIANINAGTGSNNVIPGELYVQFNLRYCTEVTDEIIKKTVAEMLQKYQLTHRIEWNLSGKPFLTRNGKLVEATISAVQKITKNTPHLDTGGGTSDARFIALMGAEVVEFGPLNKTIHKVNECVDVNDLAKCGDVYQQILINLLDK; via the coding sequence ATGAAAAATTCGATTATTGAGCTTGCAAGTGAGTTAATTCGTCGCCCATCGGTTAGTCCTGATGATCAGGGTTGTCAACAAGTGATTGCTGAACGATTGCAAAAATTAGGTTTTCAAATTGAATGGATGCCCTTTAATGACACCTTAAATTTATGGGCAAAACACGGTGTTGGATCTCCAGTGATTACGTTTGCAGGGCATACTGATGTTGTACCTGTAGGTGATGAAAAACAATGGCAATATCCCCCTTTTTCCGCTCAAATTGTGGACGATGTACTATATGGGCGTGGAGCCGCTGATATGAAAGGCTCGCTTGCAGCAATGGTGGTGGCAGTAGAGAAATTTGTTAAAGCAAATCCAAATCATCAAGGTACGATTGCATTATTGATTACTTCTGATGAAGAAGCAGCAGCTAAAGATGGTACTGTGTGTGTAGTTGAAACCTTAATGGCACGTAATGAACCAATTGATTATTGTATTGTTGGAGAGCCGTCTAGTTCTCAGAAGTTAGGTGATATTGTGAAAAATGGTCGTCGAGGTTCAATCACTGCAAACTTGTATATTCAAGGTATTCAAGGTCATGTCGCTTATCCGCATTTAGCAGAAAATCCTGTGCATAAAGCATTAGCTTTTTTAAGTGAATTGACTACTTATCAATGGGATAATGGGAACGAATTTTTTCCACCTACTTCATTACAAATTGCCAATATTAATGCTGGAACAGGCAGTAATAATGTGATTCCGGGAGAGCTTTATGTACAGTTTAATTTACGCTATTGCACCGAAGTGACAGATGAAATTATTAAAAAAACAGTAGCTGAAATGTTACAAAAGTATCAGTTAACACATCGTATTGAATGGAATTTATCAGGTAAACCATTTTTGACGAGAAATGGAAAACTTGTAGAGGCAACAATTAGTGCAGTGCAAAAAATCACGAAAAATACACCGCACTTAGATACAGGTGGTGGCACATCTGATGCACGCTTTATTGCGTTAATGGGGGCTGAGGTAGTGGAATTTGGTCCATTGAATAAAACTATCCACAAAGTGAATGAGTGCGTTGATGTAAATGATTTGGCTAAGTGTGGTGATGTTTATCAACAAATTTTAATCAACCTTTTGGATAAATAA
- the cpdA gene encoding 3',5'-cyclic-AMP phosphodiesterase, whose protein sequence is MFSTYTYDTSAEVFKFIQVTDPHLFREENSELLGVKTYQSFVQVLDEIKEQDFDYDFVLATGDLVQDNSDEGYLLFCEQVKRLDKTVFWIPGNHDFQPKMFAILNQNQGNLNAKKHIVLGKYWQILMLDSQVFGVPHGELSQYQIDWLVSKLKDNPERYTLIVLHHHILPTNSAWLDQHNLRNAHELAYALSPFDKVKGILHGHIHQEVDAEWNGYRVMATPATCIQFKPDNNTFALDCAQPGWREIELYADGRIETRVKRIQKAQFLPNMNEEGY, encoded by the coding sequence TTGTTCAGTACTTATACATACGATACTTCGGCGGAGGTGTTTAAATTTATTCAAGTCACTGATCCGCACTTATTTAGGGAAGAAAACAGTGAATTATTAGGTGTTAAAACATATCAAAGTTTCGTACAAGTATTGGACGAAATAAAAGAGCAAGATTTCGATTATGATTTTGTTTTAGCTACCGGTGATTTAGTTCAAGATAATAGTGATGAGGGATATTTACTGTTTTGTGAACAAGTCAAAAGGCTTGATAAAACAGTATTTTGGATTCCTGGCAATCATGATTTTCAACCTAAAATGTTTGCTATTTTGAATCAAAATCAAGGTAACTTGAATGCTAAAAAACATATTGTGCTAGGAAAATACTGGCAAATTTTAATGTTAGATAGTCAAGTATTTGGCGTACCTCATGGTGAATTGAGCCAGTACCAAATTGATTGGTTAGTCTCTAAATTAAAAGATAATCCCGAACGTTACACGTTAATTGTGTTACATCACCATATTCTACCAACGAATTCAGCTTGGTTGGATCAGCATAATTTGCGTAATGCACATGAATTAGCTTATGCACTTTCTCCTTTTGATAAAGTGAAAGGTATTTTACATGGTCATATTCATCAAGAAGTGGATGCAGAGTGGAATGGCTATAGAGTCATGGCAACACCAGCGACTTGTATTCAATTTAAACCAGATAACAATACGTTTGCATTAGATTGTGCTCAGCCAGGTTGGCGTGAAATTGAGTTATATGCTGATGGTAGAATTGAAACACGTGTTAAACGCATTCAAAAAGCACAATTTTTACCTAATATGAATGAAGAAGGTTATTAA
- a CDS encoding M15 family metallopeptidase, which translates to MCMRLSSAQLTGKSRNHLVHLPCPFSSNHFLQADSLKAFQCLQQSALKKGFNLQPASSFRDFQRQQLIWNSKFNGERKVHDNLGNPLNLTALSVWEKVQAILRWSALPGGSRHHWGTEIDLFDPNLLPPEQTLQLEPWEYEKGGYFYELSEWLQQNLAHFDFVLPFTHLPETKEIGYEPWHISYLPAAELAKQQLSVEILLESWQNEDIAGKVCLTQHLDEIFQRFFI; encoded by the coding sequence ATGTGTATGAGATTGAGTTCAGCGCAGTTAACGGGGAAATCCCGAAATCATTTAGTTCATTTACCTTGTCCATTTTCCAGTAACCATTTTTTACAAGCAGATTCACTTAAAGCATTTCAATGTTTACAACAAAGTGCGTTGAAAAAAGGTTTTAATTTACAGCCAGCTAGCAGTTTTCGGGACTTTCAACGTCAACAATTAATCTGGAATAGTAAATTTAATGGTGAGCGTAAAGTTCACGATAATCTTGGAAATCCATTAAATCTGACCGCACTTTCTGTGTGGGAAAAAGTACAAGCGATTTTGCGTTGGTCAGCATTACCAGGAGGCAGTCGCCACCATTGGGGAACGGAAATTGATTTGTTTGATCCTAATTTATTGCCACCTGAACAAACTTTGCAATTAGAGCCTTGGGAATATGAAAAAGGCGGTTATTTTTATGAATTAAGTGAGTGGTTACAGCAAAATCTTGCACATTTTGATTTTGTATTACCGTTCACACACTTACCGGAAACGAAAGAAATTGGCTACGAACCTTGGCATATCAGTTATTTACCTGCGGCAGAACTTGCCAAACAACAGTTGTCAGTCGAGATATTATTAGAATCTTGGCAAAATGAAGATATCGCAGGCAAGGTCTGTTTAACACAGCATTTAGATGAAATTTTTCAGCGATTTTTTATTTAA
- the ftsZ gene encoding cell division protein FtsZ, with translation MFEPVDYDLGEMDGALIKVVGVGGGGGNAVNHMVASMIKNNIGGTLVDESVMDSDEHGKIIFYAVNTDAQALRKSQVQQTVQIGGSTTKGLGAGANPNVGRKAAEDDQDALRAMLEGADMVFIAAGMGGGTGTGAAPIVAQIAKELGILTVAVVTKPFSFEGKKRMAFAEMGIKELSKHVDSLIIIPNEQLAKALPKNATLLQAFSAANDVLRNSVTGISDMITSPGLINVDFADVRTIMSEMGQAMIGFGSCKGSAGEGRAEEATRLAVKSDLLERVDLSGAKGILVNITAGPDLAFTEFTIVGDTIAEFASDEATVVVGTTLVPEMEDEIRVTIVATGLGELDTPDVQIVQRQQSIHHTPGESRPLQPANLSGHQVQNPTYGSPPNTSRPTDLSKTSILDTPITARPTNLQKDESLFNVPNFLRNTDK, from the coding sequence ATGTTTGAACCAGTAGATTACGATCTTGGTGAAATGGACGGAGCTCTCATCAAAGTTGTGGGCGTAGGTGGAGGTGGTGGTAACGCCGTAAACCATATGGTTGCCAGTATGATTAAAAATAATATTGGTGGCACACTAGTTGATGAAAGTGTAATGGATTCAGATGAGCATGGAAAAATCATTTTCTATGCAGTGAATACTGATGCCCAAGCATTGCGTAAAAGCCAAGTACAACAAACTGTACAAATCGGTGGTTCAACAACGAAAGGTCTGGGTGCTGGTGCAAACCCTAATGTAGGTCGTAAAGCAGCAGAAGATGATCAAGATGCACTGCGTGCTATGCTTGAAGGTGCTGATATGGTGTTTATTGCTGCTGGTATGGGTGGCGGTACTGGTACAGGTGCAGCCCCAATTGTTGCGCAAATTGCAAAAGAATTGGGTATTCTTACCGTTGCAGTTGTGACTAAACCATTCTCATTCGAAGGCAAAAAACGTATGGCTTTTGCGGAAATGGGAATTAAAGAACTTTCAAAACACGTTGATTCTCTAATCATTATTCCGAACGAACAATTAGCAAAAGCATTGCCAAAAAATGCGACACTACTTCAAGCTTTCTCTGCAGCTAATGATGTATTACGTAACTCGGTGACCGGCATTTCAGATATGATTACTTCACCGGGTTTAATTAACGTGGATTTTGCTGATGTAAGAACAATAATGTCTGAAATGGGGCAAGCAATGATCGGTTTCGGTTCTTGCAAAGGCTCAGCTGGTGAAGGTCGTGCAGAAGAGGCTACTCGTCTTGCAGTGAAAAGCGATTTATTAGAGCGTGTAGATCTATCTGGTGCAAAAGGTATTTTAGTGAATATCACCGCAGGTCCAGATTTAGCGTTCACTGAATTTACTATCGTGGGCGATACGATAGCAGAATTTGCCTCTGATGAGGCGACAGTTGTTGTTGGTACAACATTAGTTCCAGAAATGGAAGATGAAATCCGTGTGACTATTGTTGCAACAGGTCTTGGTGAACTTGATACGCCAGATGTACAAATCGTACAGCGTCAGCAATCCATTCACCATACACCGGGTGAGTCAAGACCATTGCAACCAGCAAACTTAAGTGGCCACCAAGTTCAAAACCCTACTTACGGTTCACCACCAAATACAAGTAGACCGACTGACTTAAGTAAGACAAGTATATTGGATACGCCAATCACAGCGCGTCCAACAAATTTGCAAAAAGATGAAAGTTTATTTAATGTACCAAACTTTCTTCGCAATACAGATAAATAA
- the psiE gene encoding phosphate-starvation-inducible protein PsiE, whose translation MEKRTSEQNHSHFSKIISSLLQWVLNISLVILAGILVIFLAQETYSLAQVLLTESNKASYLLIEKIVVYFLYFEFLALIVKYFKTNYHFPLRYFIYIGITAMVRLIIVDHSSAVNTLLFSGSILLMVIALFLVSSERLRKS comes from the coding sequence ATGGAAAAGAGGACATCAGAACAAAATCATAGCCATTTTAGTAAAATAATATCCAGTTTATTGCAGTGGGTGCTAAATATTTCATTGGTAATTTTGGCAGGGATTTTGGTTATATTTTTAGCACAAGAAACCTATAGTCTTGCACAAGTTTTGTTAACAGAAAGCAATAAAGCATCTTATTTATTGATTGAAAAAATCGTGGTGTATTTTTTGTATTTTGAGTTTTTAGCATTGATTGTGAAATATTTCAAAACTAATTATCACTTTCCATTACGCTATTTCATATACATTGGGATCACTGCAATGGTTCGTTTAATTATTGTGGATCATTCAAGTGCAGTAAACACGTTGCTGTTTTCAGGGTCGATCTTATTAATGGTGATAGCACTATTTTTAGTCAGTTCAGAACGATTAAGAAAAAGTTAA
- the lpxC gene encoding UDP-3-O-acyl-N-acetylglucosamine deacetylase: MIKQRTLKQSIKVTGVGLHSGNKVTLTLRPAMPNTGVIYCRTDLNPPVTFSANANSVRDTMLCTCLVNEEGVRISTVEHLNAALAGLGIDNVIIEVDAPEIPIMDGSASPFIYLLLDAGIEEQNAAKKFIRLKKHVRVEDGDKWAEFKPYNGFRLDFTIDFEHPAIGKDVRNYVMDFSAQAFVQQISRARTFGFMKDIEYLQSQGLALGGSLDNAIVLDDYRILNEDGLRFKDELVRHKMLDAIGDLYMAGYNIIGDFKAYKSGHGLNNKLLRAVLDNKDAWEFVTFEDKQDVPQGYAVSTQVLI; the protein is encoded by the coding sequence ATGATTAAACAAAGAACTTTAAAACAAAGCATTAAAGTAACAGGTGTTGGCTTACATAGTGGTAATAAAGTAACCTTGACGTTACGTCCTGCTATGCCAAATACTGGCGTGATTTATTGTCGGACTGACTTAAACCCACCAGTAACTTTTTCTGCAAATGCTAATTCAGTACGTGACACAATGCTTTGCACCTGTTTAGTAAATGAAGAAGGTGTCCGCATTTCAACTGTTGAGCACTTAAATGCTGCATTAGCAGGTTTAGGTATTGACAATGTCATTATTGAAGTGGACGCACCAGAAATTCCAATTATGGATGGTAGTGCTAGTCCTTTCATTTATCTTCTATTAGATGCAGGCATTGAAGAACAAAATGCAGCGAAGAAATTTATTCGTCTGAAAAAACATGTGCGCGTTGAAGATGGTGATAAATGGGCAGAGTTTAAACCTTATAATGGTTTCCGCTTAGACTTTACGATTGATTTTGAACATCCTGCTATTGGCAAAGATGTACGTAATTATGTGATGGATTTTTCTGCACAAGCATTCGTTCAACAAATCAGTCGTGCACGAACTTTTGGTTTCATGAAAGATATTGAATATCTTCAATCTCAAGGGTTAGCATTAGGTGGCAGCCTAGATAATGCCATTGTGTTAGATGATTACCGTATTTTGAATGAAGATGGATTACGTTTTAAAGATGAATTAGTTCGTCATAAAATGTTAGATGCTATTGGTGACTTATATATGGCCGGTTATAATATTATTGGTGATTTTAAAGCCTATAAATCTGGTCATGGTCTAAATAATAAATTATTACGTGCAGTATTAGATAACAAAGATGCTTGGGAGTTTGTGACTTTTGAGGATAAACAAGATGTTCCACAAGGTTACGCAGTATCAACACAAGTGTTAATCTAA
- the nudF gene encoding ADP-ribose diphosphatase — translation MDIQQFSQQDIEILHEETLYKGFFELKRIQFKHKLFAGGESGIVTRELLVKGAASAVIAYDPVKDAVILVEQVRIGAYQPQSRQSPWLLELIAGMVEEGEKPEEVALRESEEEAGVKVTNLQHCLSVWDSPGGVIERIHLFVGKVDSTQAKGIHGLEEENEDIRVHVVSRETAYQWVNEGKIDNGIAVLGLQWLQLNYQSLQ, via the coding sequence ATGGATATTCAACAGTTTAGCCAGCAAGATATTGAAATTTTACACGAAGAAACCTTGTATAAAGGTTTTTTTGAATTGAAACGTATTCAATTTAAACACAAATTATTTGCTGGAGGCGAGAGTGGTATTGTGACTCGCGAATTATTAGTGAAAGGGGCTGCATCTGCAGTGATTGCTTATGATCCTGTTAAAGATGCGGTAATTTTAGTGGAGCAAGTGCGTATAGGTGCTTATCAACCACAATCTCGTCAGTCACCTTGGTTATTAGAGCTCATTGCTGGTATGGTGGAAGAAGGCGAAAAGCCAGAAGAAGTGGCATTGCGTGAAAGTGAGGAAGAAGCTGGCGTGAAAGTCACTAATTTACAACATTGTTTAAGCGTATGGGATAGCCCCGGTGGTGTGATTGAGCGTATTCATTTATTTGTAGGAAAAGTGGATAGCACTCAAGCAAAAGGAATCCACGGACTTGAAGAAGAAAACGAAGATATTCGTGTGCATGTAGTGAGCCGTGAAACAGCTTATCAATGGGTGAATGAAGGTAAAATTGATAATGGAATTGCAGTATTAGGGTTACAGTGGTTACAACTTAATTACCAATCATTACAGTAA
- the htpG gene encoding molecular chaperone HtpG, translated as MSNNQETRGFQSEVKQLLQLMIHSLYSNKEIFLRELISNASDAADKLRFKALSAPELYEGDGDLKVRISFDEAKGTLTISDNGIGMTRDQVIDHLGTIAKSGTKEFLSSLGQDQAKDSQLIGQFGVGFYSAFIVSDKVTVKTRAAGESADKAVLWESAGEGEYSVADIEKKERGTEITLHLREDEKEFLNEWRLREIISKYSDHIGLPVEILAKEYDEEGKETGIKWEKINKAQALWTRSKNEISEDEYKEFYKHISHDFADPLLWSHNRVEGNQEYTSLLYVPAKAPWDLFNREHKHGLKLYVQRVFIMDDAEQFMPNYLRFMRGLIDSNDLPLNVSREILQDNKVTAALRKALTKRSLQMLEKLAKDDADKYQSFWKEFGLVLKEGPAEDFANKESIAKLLRFASTHSDSSEQNVSLDDYVARMKEGQKAIYYITADTYVAAKNSPHLELFNKKGIEVLLLSDRIDEWMLSYLTEFDGKQLQTISKADLDLGDLADEEKEEQKQQNEQFASFVERVKNLLGERVKEVRLTHRLTDTPAVVSTGNDQMTTQMAKLFAAAGQAMPEVKYTFELNPEHSLVQKVADIADEQQFADWIELLLEQAMLAERGSLENPVAFIKRMNSLLGKLTSH; from the coding sequence ATGTCGAATAATCAAGAAACTCGTGGTTTTCAATCTGAAGTTAAACAACTTCTTCAATTAATGATCCATTCTTTATATTCCAATAAAGAAATTTTCTTACGTGAATTAATTTCAAATGCCTCTGATGCGGCAGATAAATTACGCTTTAAAGCGCTTTCGGCACCAGAATTGTATGAAGGTGATGGCGATTTAAAAGTGCGTATCAGTTTTGATGAGGCAAAAGGCACATTGACCATTAGTGATAATGGTATTGGGATGACCCGTGATCAAGTGATTGATCATCTAGGTACGATTGCAAAATCCGGTACGAAAGAGTTTTTAAGTTCATTAGGACAAGATCAAGCCAAAGATAGTCAATTGATTGGTCAGTTTGGTGTAGGTTTCTATTCTGCATTTATCGTGTCTGATAAAGTGACTGTAAAAACACGAGCTGCGGGTGAAAGTGCAGATAAAGCTGTGCTTTGGGAATCTGCGGGTGAAGGTGAATATTCTGTTGCAGATATTGAGAAAAAAGAACGTGGTACAGAAATCACCTTACATTTACGCGAAGATGAAAAAGAGTTTTTAAACGAATGGCGTTTACGTGAAATTATCAGTAAATATTCCGATCATATTGGTTTACCAGTAGAAATTCTAGCTAAAGAATATGACGAGGAAGGCAAAGAAACAGGCATTAAATGGGAAAAAATCAATAAAGCTCAAGCTCTTTGGACTCGTTCGAAAAATGAGATTTCAGAAGATGAATACAAAGAATTTTATAAACATATTAGTCACGATTTTGCGGATCCACTTCTTTGGTCGCATAACCGTGTAGAAGGTAATCAAGAATACACGAGCTTGCTTTATGTGCCTGCAAAAGCACCGTGGGATTTATTTAATCGTGAACATAAACATGGTTTGAAATTATATGTTCAACGCGTGTTTATTATGGATGATGCTGAGCAATTTATGCCAAATTATCTGCGTTTTATGCGTGGTTTAATTGATAGTAATGATTTACCGCTGAATGTTTCGCGTGAAATTTTACAAGACAATAAAGTCACAGCTGCCTTACGTAAGGCGCTTACTAAACGCTCATTACAAATGCTTGAGAAATTAGCTAAAGATGATGCAGATAAATACCAAAGTTTCTGGAAAGAATTTGGTTTAGTATTAAAAGAAGGTCCAGCAGAAGATTTTGCTAATAAAGAAAGTATTGCGAAGTTATTGCGTTTTGCATCAACACATAGTGACAGTAGCGAGCAAAACGTGTCTTTAGACGATTATGTCGCTCGTATGAAAGAAGGGCAAAAGGCGATTTACTACATTACTGCGGATACCTATGTAGCAGCGAAAAACTCACCGCATTTAGAGTTATTCAATAAAAAAGGTATTGAAGTCTTATTATTATCAGATCGCATTGATGAGTGGATGTTGAGCTATTTAACTGAATTTGATGGAAAACAGTTACAAACCATCAGCAAAGCAGATTTAGATCTAGGTGATTTAGCGGATGAAGAAAAAGAAGAGCAAAAACAGCAAAATGAACAGTTTGCTTCTTTTGTTGAACGTGTGAAAAACTTACTTGGTGAACGCGTGAAAGAGGTGCGTTTAACTCACCGTTTAACTGATACACCGGCGGTGGTTTCAACTGGTAATGATCAGATGACAACTCAAATGGCAAAATTATTTGCAGCTGCGGGTCAAGCAATGCCAGAGGTGAAATATACGTTTGAGTTAAACCCAGAGCATAGTTTAGTGCAAAAAGTGGCGGATATTGCTGATGAGCAACAATTTGCTGATTGGATCGAATTATTGTTAGAACAAGCGATGTTGGCGGAACGTGGTTCGTTAGAAAATCCAGTTGCGTTTATTAAACGTATGAACAGTTTATTGGGTAAATTAACAAGTCATTAA